The following nucleotide sequence is from Nitratidesulfovibrio termitidis HI1.
GACCATGCATCGGATTTCCAGGCTGCATTTGCGGCGGACCCGGAACCACGCCGCGTGGGCGTGCCGCTGCTTGTGCACCGGCGCTGCCAGAACCCCATGTTCGGAATATCCAACCGCATCGCGTATGACGGGCAGATGGTGCATGCGCCTGCCCCATGTCGCGCGTGCGCGGTAGCCGACGCACTGGGCCCCTCATGTTGGCTGGACATATTGAGTCCCTCCAACGCCAAGTGGAGTGCCGCCGAAGGAGACATGGCTTACGGTCTGTTGCAACAATTGGCCGACGCAGGCATCGCGGACCCCGATGCCTTCATCATCACCCCGTTCCGGAATGTCTCCAACGGACTTCGCACAGCCGCGAGGGGAAAAAACTCCCTGTTCGCAGCGTTGCGCGCGGACCCAAAAGAATGGGCAGAGCGCCGCATCGGCACCATCCACACCTTTCAAGGCAGGGAGGCGGATACGGTCATCTTCGTGCTGGGGGCTCCTGGCGCGGCGGAGGTCGGCGCCAGGATGTGGGCGGGGAACACACCGAACATCCTCAATGTTGCGGTGTCACGGGCAAAACGGAACCTGTACGTCATCGGATCGTACGATGCATGGTCCCGAATCGGACATTTCGCGGCACTGGCGGACGCTCTGCCCCGTACGCGCACCTGACGGACGGAACGTCTCCTACTGTTCCTCGCGCAGCGCCTTCAGCGATTCGCTGTACGCCCGGAACAGGTCGGAGCGTTCCAGCAGGCCCAGCACGTCTTCCTCGTTATCCTTGGAGACCACGGGCAGTTGCGAAAGGTCGGTCTCCACGAAGGCCAGCAGGGCGGTGTACAGGTCGTCGTCCTCGGTCAGCGCGGTCAGGGGCCGGGCCAGGTCGCCCGCCAGCACCAGGTCGAACAAGTCCGCCTCGTACAGGATGCCGCGCACGTCCTGCACGGCCAGCAGGCCGTTCAGCTTGCCGCGCATGCCCCGCACCGGAAAGGTGAACGCCTGCGTGTTGGCGATGATGTCGGTGAGGGCTTTCAGGGTCACGTTTTCCTCCACCACCGCAACCCGGCCCCGCGTGTAGCAGTCGCGCACGCGCATGGTGGCCAGCAGGTTCACCGTGGCGTCCTGCAGGTGGGCGGGGGATTCGAACTTGTTCTCCACCTGGTTCTCGTACAGCGCGGTGCGCCGCCCCAGCAGGATGCACACCGCCGAGGACAGCATCAGCGGGGCCAGCAGCCCGTACCCCTGGGTGAGTTCGCAGACCAT
It contains:
- a CDS encoding DEAD/DEAH box helicase gives rise to the protein MHKKRENLFIAALDVHRAFIDVSAQKLLHNIGVLTGFMSGPVQDPGKRALLGDLWSSLFMVVPVVSSTFASVERMLCDLPPESLGWLLIDEAGQATPQAAAGAIMRARRTIVVGDPMQVPPVVTLPQRLVENVCRHFHVDPLHWAAPEASAQILADHASDFQAAFAADPEPRRVGVPLLVHRRCQNPMFGISNRIAYDGQMVHAPAPCRACAVADALGPSCWLDILSPSNAKWSAAEGDMAYGLLQQLADAGIADPDAFIITPFRNVSNGLRTAARGKNSLFAALRADPKEWAERRIGTIHTFQGREADTVIFVLGAPGAAEVGARMWAGNTPNILNVAVSRAKRNLYVIGSYDAWSRIGHFAALADALPRTRT